In Xiphophorus couchianus chromosome 8, X_couchianus-1.0, whole genome shotgun sequence, the following proteins share a genomic window:
- the LOC114149271 gene encoding basal body-orientation factor 1-like → METKKASKGKGEDPKRKTHKTQIDEVSSLREMKLKETEKDLEYHRKEHYKLASEIEELRNVLYQAELSEFGTIDYWQKCLKEKGEKIKSLEEQIESLEELAIEECREREKEKKQHFEKFEEEILKRKAIETRIKKKIANMRRQMQVSKEEYRESLRKKEEEYVRLERKTSEREKNHICKIEKMSRLIDDQEKSIVQLENELHDTERKNNWLRKIFTVTFDNLEDMRQLVQLVSKDKLLLAVDKKMMMSALKKKGCEIAVLQKMLTEVTAVAAYLEQAFLDLEKETTENETKNQVTIQASQVELDKLQKIIAMREKEICQVKKLARTIVEKRRDMEVFFHQALDDVRQEIADERKRNANEAYQDYRQKFRDTVAGRIRLPSIHTLHQCPNSTKSLYSDMKAAEKRPHLPGKEVYMSDLTWEQKEKVLTLLFAKMNGDEERVIYQKLDL, encoded by the coding sequence atggagaccaaaaaagcaagCAAGGGAAAGGGTGAAGATCCGAAAAGAAAGACGCATAAAACCCAAATAGATGAAGTCAGCTCTCTTAGGGAGATGAAGCTGAAAGAAACAGAGAAGGATTTAGAATACCACCGGAAGGAACACTACAAACTGGCTTCTGAGATTGAGGAACTAAGAAATGTCCTATATCAAGCGGAGTTGTCCGAATTTGGGACCATTGATTATtggcagaaatgtttaaaagaaaaaggggaaaagatCAAAAGCCTGGAGGAACAGATCGAAAGTCTAGAAGAGCTTGCAATTGAAGAATGTCGTGAGcgggaaaaggaaaagaagcaaCATTTCGAGAAGTTTgaggaagaaattttaaaaagaaaggcCATCGAGACTCGGATAAAGAAAAAGATAGCTAACATGAGAAGGCAAATGCAAGTATCTAAAGAAGAATACAGAGAAagcttaagaaaaaaagaagaggaataTGTACGCTTAGAAAGGAAAACGTCAGAAAGGGAAAAGAACCACATATGTAAAATAGAGAAGATGAGTAGGCTAATTGATGATCAGGAAAAATCCATTGTCCAGTTGGAAAACGAATTGCACGAtactgaaaggaaaaataactgGTTGAGAAAAATCTTCACAGTTACCTTTGATAATTTAGAGGATATGAGGCAACTGGTTCAATTAGTGTCTAAGGACAAACTGTTACTGGCAGTGGACAAAAAAATGATGATGTCAGCATTAAAGAAGAAGGGTTGTGAGATTGCGGTTCTACAAAAAATGCTTACTGAAGTCACGGCCGTAGCTGCTTATCTGGAGCAAGCCTTCCTGGATTTGGAGAAAGAAACAACAGAGAATGAGACAAAAAACCAAGTCACCATCCAGGCCAGTCAGGTCGAGTTGGACAAACTACAGAAAATTATTGCCATGCGAGAGAAGGAGATCTGTCAAGTGAAGAAGCTGGCGAGGACCATTGTGGAGAAACGCAGAGACATGGAGGTGTTTTTCCACCAAGCCCTGGATGACGTCCGACAGGAGATAGCTGACGAAAGAAAGCGGAACGCAAACGAGGCTTATCAAGACTACCGTCAGAAATTTAGAGACACCGTGGCGGGGAGGATAAGGCTCCCCTCCATTCACACCCTCCATCAATGTCCCAACAGCACCAAATCTTTGTATTCAGACATGAAGGCGGCTGAAAAACGGCCCCACCTCCCCGGCAAGGAGGTTTACATGTCTGATCTCACTTgggagcaaaaagaaaaagtgctcACTCTTCTCTTTGCTAAAATGAACGGGGATGAAGAACGGGTGATCTACCAGAAGTTGGATTTGTGA
- the LOC114149150 gene encoding zinc finger protein OZF-like → MDHRDPELTMKNEEEEELQSSSLATDIDQLFVVKTEDPDEWSCGLNYHSLEDDTKGELLSSPLPTDDLQVIKEEASNESDYRINQGPELYLKEEKEEVSASPLTADVQKVLVVKEEVPDEWSFSTTHRNPEPLNDVNEEEHHPCSGGSDFDASYDDWQKETVRELEENNEVEFSTPRKFFSCSICRKQFLYQESFQKHMKGHLEKSDFSFNVAEKGFIVKPNLDLETIDSEKAFCCDVCGKTFHQRSYLYRHKRTHTGEKAFSCDICGKAYIDKSTLNKHMSIHSGAKAFGCDVCGKTFIQKSNLYKHKRIHTGEKPFICDVCGKAFIYKSILNGHMLVHTREKTFSCDVCGKTFTEKSNLHKHKRIHTVEKSFNCDICGKSFISKSTLNRHVGIHAVDKPFSCLVCGKTFHQKVVLKRHMGIHTLEKSLECDVCGKMFKQKAHLATHKRIHTGEKPFICEVCGKAFNRKERLCSHNRIHTGEKPFGCDFCGTMFNDSSTLRKHMRIHTGEKPFGCDVCGKRFRFRSNVKKHMKTHTG, encoded by the exons ATGGACCATCGAGACCCAGAACTTACCATGAAGaacgaggaggaagaggaattGCAGAGCAGTTCACTCGCCACTG ATATCGACCAGCTGTTTGTAGTTAAAACAGAAGACCCAGACGAGTGGTCCTGTGGTCTGAACTATCACAGTCTAGAGGATGACACAAAGGGGGAGCTCTTGAGCAGTCCACTGCCCACTG ATGACCTGCAAGTAATCAAAGAAGAAGCGTCTAATGAGTCGGACTACAGAATAAATCAGGGTCCAGAACTTTACCtaaaggaggagaaggaggaagtttcAGCCAGTCCTTTGACAGCTG ATGTCCAGAAGGTGCTAGTGGTTAAAGAAGAAGTCCCTGATGAATGGAGCTTCTCTACAACCCATAGGAACCCAGAACCTCTCAACGACGTAAATGAGGAAGAGCATCACCCATGTAGCGGCGGTAGTGATTTTGATGCCAGTTACGATGACTGGCAGAAAGAAACTGTACGAGAATTGGAGGAAAATAACGAAGTAGAATTTAGCACACCCCGAAAATTTTTTAGCTGTTCTATCTGTCGTAAACAGTTCCTCTATCAGGAGTCTTTTCAGAAACACATGAAAGGCCATTTAGAAAAAAGTGATTTCAGCTTCAATGTTGCTGAGAAAGGTTTTATTGTAAAGCCAAATTTAGATTTGGAGACGATTGATTCGGAGAAAGCGTTTTGTTGCGATGTTTGTGGCAAAACGTTCCACCAAAGGTCATATCTCTATAGACACAAGCGAACCCACACAGGAGAGAAAGCTTTTAGCTGCGATATCTGCGGTAAAGCATACATTGATAAGTCAACCCTTAACAAACATATGAGCATCCATAGTGGAGCAAAAGCGTTTGGTTGTGATGTTTGTGGTAAAACATTCATCCAAAAGTCCAATCTTTATAAACACAAGAGAATTCATACAGGAGAGAAACCATTCATCTGTGATGTTTGTGGTAAAGCATTTATATATAAGTCTATCCTCAATGGCCATATGTTGGTCCACACaagagagaaaacattcagCTGTGATGTGTGTGGTAAAACATTCACGGAAAAGTCCAATCTCCATAAACACAAGAGAATCCACACTGTAGAGAAGTCATTCAACTGTGATATTTGTGGGAAATCGTTCATCAGCAAGTCGACCTTGAACAGACACGTGGGGATTCACGCTGTGGACaaaccattcagctgtttggTCTGTGGTAAAACATTCCACCAAAAGGTAGTTCTCAAAAGGCACATGGGAATCCACACGCTGGAAAAATCCCTCGAGTGTGACGTCTGTggtaaaatgttcaaacaaaagGCGCACCTTGCTACACATAAACGAATCCACACGGGGGAGAAACCATTCATCTGCGAAGTGTGTGGGAAAGCATTCAACCGAAAGGAGAGGCTTTGCTCACACAACAGAATCCACACGGGAGAAAAACCATTTGGTTGTGATTTTTGCGGTACCATGTTCAATGACAGCTCAACCCTTCGGAaacacatgaggattcacactggAGAGAAGCCATTTGGCTGTGATGTTTGTGGTAAAAGGTTTCGATTTAGATCTAATGTCAAAAAGCACATGAAGACCCACACGGGATAG
- the LOC114149264 gene encoding basal body-orientation factor 1-like: MAPSKGKKKKGRKTLKDHILIFEKEKKRMAKMYKTSTKLWEMKLKRTEKDLAFYQQELYKKACETEQVKSAIFLVENCGIGVTDFWLNELKERDEKLKVMGERLKKQEEIAAQQKLELENERKRDLKRFEEEILKRKATEARVQRKITNIRKQMQVSKEEYRKSIREKERRYSVLLKDSQEKEWNFIRKEGETNKLRAEQDKNIAELESELFSVKRERNWLIENLKSALIDLDDVNQLAESLSIDKFSLAMGKNILAIKLERSFCEMACVQQMLDEVTARAAPLEEALKKMEEEKTENEKRNQVAIQASQVELDKLQKIIAMREKEICQVKQLARTIVEKRRDMEVFFHQALDDVRQEIADERKRNAKEAYRNYYQKFRDGGKGKGKFPLIHTFDQTPNSTNSVYSDMKETGNWPHGPGKEVYISDLTWEQKEKVLTLLFAKMNGDAERASKSSTTRLDYHFRSADWLHHHGLKEGGFVKVL, translated from the coding sequence ATGGCGCCCAgtaaaggaaagaagaaaaaaggtcgGAAAACTCTGAAAGACCACATACTTATCTtcgaaaaagaaaagaagaggatGGCCAAAATGTATAAAACCAGCACTAAACTTTGGGAGATGAAGCTGAAGAGAACTGAGAAGGATTTAGCCTTCTACCAGCAGGAACTCTACAAGAAGGCCTGCGAGACTGAGCAAGTAAAAAGCGCAATATTCCTGGTGGAGAATTGCGGTATTGGCGTCACCGATTTTTGGCTCAACGAATTAAAAGAAAGAGATGAGAAGCTCAAAGTGATGGGGGAAAGGCTCAAAAAGCAAGAAGAGATTGCAGCACAACAGAAACTTGAGTTGGAAAATGAAAGGAAGCGAGATCTCAAAAGGTTTGaggaagaaattttaaagaggAAAGCCACCGAGGCACGGGTACAGAGAAAAATTACTAACATTAGAAAGCAAATGCAAGTGTCTAAAGAAGAATACAGAAAAAGcataagagaaaaagaaaggagataTTCAGTCTTACTGAAGGACTCACAGGAGAAAGAATGGAACTTCATACGCAAAGAAGGGGAGACGAATAAGTTGAGGGCTGAGCAGGACAAAAACATTGCCGAATTGGAAAGTGAACTTTTCAGTGTTAAAAGGGAAAGAAACTGGCTAATTGAAAACCTAAAATCTGCCTTGATTGATTTAGATGACGTGAATCAACTGGCTGAGTCACTGTCTATTGACAAATTCTCACTGGCAATGGGCAAAAACATTCTGGCAATAAAATTAGAGAGAAGCTTTTGTGAGATGGCATGTGTACAACAAATGCTTGATGAAGTCACGGCCAGAGCTGCTCCCCTGGAGGAGGCCCTCaagaaaatggaagaagaaaaaacagagaatgaaaaaagaaaccaagTCGCCATCCAGGCCAGTCAGGTCGAGTTGGACAAACTACAGAAAATTATTGCCATGCGGGAGAAGGAGATCTGTCAAGTGAAGCAGCTGGCGAGGACCATTGTGGAGAAACGCAGAGACATGGAGGTGTTTTTCCACCAAGCCCTGGATGACGTCCGACAGGAGATAGCTGACGAAAGAAAGCGGAACGCAAAGGAGGCATATCGAAACTACTATCAGAAATTTAGAGACGGAGGAAAAGGAAAGGGAAAGTTCCCCCTCATCCATACCTTCGATCAAACTCCCAACAGCACCAATTCTGTGTACTCAGACATGAAGGAAACTGGAAATTGGCCCCATGGCCCTGGCAAAGAGGTTTACATATCTGATCTCACTTgggagcaaaaagaaaaagtgctcACTCTTCTCTTTGCTAAAATGAACGGAGATGCAGAACGTGCATCAAAATCGAGTACGACGAGGCTTGACTATCATTTCCGAAGTGCAGACTGGCTCCACCACCATGGTCTAAAAGAAGGTGGATTTGTGAAAGTTCTGTAG